Part of the Propionimicrobium sp. PCR01-08-3 genome, GAGATCCGGCAGGTGAGCATGGATTTCTCTTACTCCGGTTCGTTCACCGAATCGAGTCCTGAGGCCTACGAGCGGCTGATCCTCGATGTGTTGCTGGGCGATCCCCCGTTGTTCCCCAGGCAGCGTGAGGTCGAGCTGTCGTGGCAGATCCTCGATCCTGTCCTTGCCTCGTGGGCTCAGGACGGCCAACCTGAGCAGTATTCGTCCGGCACCTGGGGGCCCCGGTGCGCGGACGAGATGCTGGCCCGCGACGGGTTCAGCTGGCGGCGTCCTTAGGAGTCACACATGAGTATCAAACTCGACAACACCGATGCCCACGAGATCAACGAGACGCTTTTCCGGTTGCGCAAAGAGGGCAAGGCGCCCGCGAAATCCGGGCAGGTTCTGACGCTGGTGGTCAACACCTCGGCCGACGGCTACGAGCAGGCGATGGAAGGCGCGCAGGCCGCCGGCGAATTGCACCCGTCCCGCATCCTCGTGGCGGTGCGGGGCAAACAGGACGAGCCCGGGCTGAGCGCAGAAATCCAGACCGAACAATCTGCCGCAGAGGTCATCACCTTGCAGTTCTCCGGCGAGGTCGATCAGCATGCCACCTCGGTGCTGCTGCCGTTGCTGCTGTCCGAGCTTCCTGTGGTGATCTGGTCTCGCACCGGAAGCGACGACGAGCTGGGCAGCTGCGATCTGACCTCGCTCAGCAACCGCCTGATCGTCGACTCTTCGACGGCAAGCGATCCGATCGCTGCCACCCGCGAACTTGCCCGTACTCACCGCCCGGGCAGCACCGACCTGTCGTGGACGAGGCTCACCCGGTGGCGCGCACTGTTGGTCGCGGCGCTCAATCAGGTGCGCTCCCCGGTGCTTTCCGCCGAGGTCGTCGGCCCTCTGAGCTCGGCGCCCAGTGAACTGCTCGCTGCCTGGCTGCGGATGCGGCTGGACGTTACGGTGCAGCGTCCCGACCCGGTCAGCAGCTATCCCGGTTTGCATCTGGTGAAATTGGCGACCCGGGCCGGGGACATCGTCCTGCAGCGTTTTTCGCCCATTGAGGCGTCGCTCTCGTTGCCCGGCCAGCCGGACCGTCAGGTGGCGCTGGCCAGACGCACCGTCCCCCAGTTGCTGTCCGAGGAGCTGTCGCAGCTGAGCGGCGACGGTGCGTTCGATGGGCTGATGTCATTCATCGCGACAGAGAAGCAGGGCTAGGACGTGAGTCTGCAACGGGTCTTCCGCTATCGCAGCCTGGACGAGCTGACCACCAGCATGGCCGGCCGGCTCGCCAAACGGCTTGCGGAGCTTCAGCGCGAGAAAGAACGCGTCCACCTGGCTCTGACCGGCGGGATGACCGCGCTCGCGTTGTATGAATCGCTGGCGACGCTGGCCCAGGCGACCAATCTCGACCCGGCCCGGCTCGAACTGTGGTGGACGAGCGAGCGTTATGTGCCGACCACCGATCAGCTGCGCAACTCGACTCGGGCGCTGACGGTGTTGGCGAGAACCCTGCCCTTCGTTCCCGCGCAGGTTCACCCGATGCCCAGCAGCACCGGCACGATGGATTCGGACGAGGCGGCCTATGCGTATTCGAAAGAGCTGGAGAATGTCGCCTTCGACATCTGCCTGCTCGGCATGGGCCCCGATGGGCATGTCGCGTCCATCTATCCGAACCATCCCAGTCTTCAGCTGCAGGCCGACACGACGCTGAGCGTGGTCGGGGTGACGAAGGCGCCGATCGATCCTCCGGAACGAATCACGTTGACGCTGAAGACCATCAACGCCTCGAACGAGGTCTGGCTGTTGGCCAGCGGCGAGAAGAAGGCAGACGTTGCGGCCCGCGCGGTGGCCCACGACCCGGCGCTGCCCGCCGGGCTGGTGCACGGTGCCTCGGCGACCTACTGGTTCCTCGACCGGGACGCTGCCGCGCAGCTGCCCTACTACCGCTGCCGGCTGTAGCGCCGGATCATTCTCAGTAGATGACTTCGCCGGCGGCGCGGCGGGCCCGCAAGCCGTCGAGGGCCTCGGCCAGGATGGCCACGGCTTCCTCGTCGCTGCGACGCTCTTTCACGTAGGCGAGATGGGTCTTATAGGGAAGGTTCTTCGGCGGAGGCGGCGGGTTCTGCTGATCGGTGCTGGCAGGCAAACCACAGCGGGTGCATTCCCATTCTTCGGGAATCTCTGCGTCCATCGCGAACGCCGGACGAGTCTCGTGCCCGTTCGCACAGTAGAAACTCACCCGGGTGCGGGGGGCCGAATCTCCCCGCTCTGCTTCTCCCATCGGACCGGCACCGATACGGCTTCCCCTAATGGCGTTGCCACCACTCACAGTCTTGTTCCCCTAACCAATGAGTAAAATTCGAGTGAAATCATCCGGATCAGGCACCGGCGCCCATGCCGTACAAGATCAGCAGGCCGGCGACGCACAGCACCCACAATCCGGCCACCACGATCGTCAACCTGTCGAGGTTACGTTCGGCAACCGAGGTGCCGCTCATGCCGGTAGTCATTCCGCCGCCGAACAAATCGGACAGTCCACCACCACGGCCCTTGTGCAGCAGGATGAAGGCGGTCAGGATCACACTCAAAACGATCAGCACGATCGACAGAGTCGTCACCGGCCAGGTCATCAGCGGTACAAGAGTCACGCAGGAGATTGTAGCCCAGCCGCCGCGTGTGCCCGAATCGCTGATGCAAGCCCGGACGCGAGCGGCGACCGTGCCAAAGCACGGTCGCCGCTTGGCAGGATGCGATCTTTGAGCCGCTGTCAGGCCTGCTGGTAGAAGAGCACGATCTTGGCGAACTCCTCGGGCTTCAGGCTGGCACCGCCGACCAGCGCGCCATCGACGTCGGGCTGGGCCATGATGTCGACCACGTTCGACGACTTCACCGAGCCGCCGTACTGAATCCGCACGGCCTCGGCGGTCGGCTGATCGTAGAGGTCGGCGACCGCGCCGCGAATGGCGCCACAGACCTCCTGGGCGTCCGCCGGAGTCGCCACCTCGCCGGTGCCGATGGCCCAGATGGGTTCATAGGCGATGACCAGGGACGCGACATCCGCGGCCGAGATACCGGCCAGCGCACCGGTGACCTGAGCCACGGTGTGGGCGACCTGATCGCCCTGCTTGCGCACCTCCAGGCCTTCGCCCACGCAGATGATCGGGGCCAGGCCCTTGGAGAGAGCCTTGATGGCCTTGGCGTTGACGACCTCGTCGGTCTCACCGTGATATTCGCGGCGCTCGCTGTGCCCGACAACGACATAGCTGCAGTCGAGCTTGGTCAGCATGTCGGCCGAGATGTCTCCGGTGAAGGCGCCGTCGTCATGCGGCGACAGGTCCTGCGCGCCATGCTTGAGCGGCAGTTTGTCGCCGTCGATCAGCGTCTGCACGCTGCGCAGACCGGTGAACGGCGGGATCACCACGGCTTCGCACTTGCTGGTGTCGTAGCGTTCGTCGGCCAGCGTCCACGCGAGTTTTTGAACCAGGCCCACGGCATCGATGTGGTTCAGGTTCATCTTCCAGTTTCCGGCCATGATCGGTGTCCGGCTCATGATGGTCACTCCCCCTTCGCGGATTCTTCGAGAACCGCCAGGCCCGGCAGTTCCTTACCTTCGAGATACTCCAGCGAGGCGCCGCCGCCGGTGGAGATCCAGCCGAACTGATCGTCGGCATAGCCCAGGTCGCGCACCACGGCGGCCGAATCGCCGCCGCCGATCACGGTCAGGCCGTCGGTCTCGACGAGCGCCTTGGCGACGGCAGCGGTGCCCTGCGCGAATGCGGGGATCTCGGCGACGCCGGCCGGGCCGTTCCAGAACACGGTATGTGCCGAACGTACGGTATCGGCGAACAGCTTCTCCGATTCGGGGCCGATGTCCAGGCCTTCCTTGCCGGCCGGGATCTGGTCGGCGGCGACGACTTCGACGTCACCCTTCACCTCACGGGCGGCGAAGTCCATGCCGTCGGCCACCCGTACGTCGACCGGGAGCACGATCTTCTTGCCCTGGTCCCAGGCCTGCTTCAGGTATCCGGCGCATTCCTCGACCTTGGACTCGTCCAGGATCGAGTTGCCGACCTCGTAGCCCTTGGCGGCGAGGAAGGTGTAGGCCATGCCGCCGCCGATCACCAGCGCGTCGGCGACCTTGAGCAGGTTGTCGATGACAGCGAGTTTGTCGGCTACCTTCGCTCCGCCGAGCACGACGACGAACGGACGCTCGGGATCGTTGGTGAGCTTGCTCAGTACCCCGACCTCCTTGGCGACCAGCTCACCGGCATAGGCGGGCAGCAGCTTCGCGATGTCATAGACCGAGGCCTGCTTGCGGTGCACGACACCGAAGCCGTCGGAGACGTAGAAGTCGCCGAGCTTGGCATACTGGGCGGCCAGCGCGGCGCGTTCGGTTTCGTCCTTGGACTCTTCGCCCGGCTCGTAGCGAACGTTCTCCACCAGGCAGATCTCGCCATCGGCGAGCCCGTGTGACAGCGTCTGGGCCGAGGGGCCGACGACGTCGGTGGCCAGCTTGACCTCGGTGCCGATGAGTTCGCCGAGCCGCTTGGCAACCGGGGCCAGCGAGTACTTCGGGTTGACCTGCCCCTTCGGGCGTCCGAGGTGGGCGAGCACCGTGATCCGGGCGGCGGCGTCACGCAGCTTGGTCAAGGTCGGCAAAGCGGCCTTGATACGTCCATCGTCGGTGATGACGTCGCCGTCGAGCGGCACGTTGAAATCGCAGCGGATGACAACTCGCTTGCCGCGAACGTTGTCCAGCAGTTCGTTCACTGATCGCACAATGGATCCTCTTCTTTAGGAGATATCGGAATAAGGCTAGGCCCAGGTCCGCCGATCGTAACCATCGGGACGGCTGCGGGGCCCAAGAATCGGGGTACAAGATAAGCGGGGCGCGCCAGCCAACTGCCGACACGCCCCGCCATGGTTCACAACTAAATCAGGTAGCTGTGCAGCTCGATCAGAGCTTGCTGGCGACCAACTCGGTGAGGTCAACGAGACGGTTCGAGTAGCCCCACTCGTTGTCGTACCAGGAGAGCACCTTCACCAGGTTGCCGATGACCTTGGTCTCGGAGGCGTCGAAGACGCTGGAGGCCGGATCGCCCTGAATATCGGTCGAGACGATCGGATCCTCGGTGTAGACCAGGATGCCCTTCAGCGGGCCCTCGGCGGCCTTCTTCACGGCAGCCTTGACGGACTCGACGGTGACCTCCTTGGAGGCCTCGAAGGTGAGGTCGGTCAGCGAGCCGGTCGGGGTCGGCACGCGGACGGCCAGACCATCGAACTTGCCCTTGAGCTCGGGGATCACCAGAGCGACGGCCTGAGCGGCACCGGTCTTGGTGGGGATCATGTTGAGGGCGGCAGCGCGGGCGCGACGCAGATCGCTGTGCGGGGCGTCGAGCAGACGCTGATCGCCGGTGTAGGAGTGGATGGTGGTCATGATGCCACGCTCGATGCCGAACTCATCGTTCAGCACCTTGGCCAGCGGCGCCAGGCAGTTGGTGGTGCAGGACGCGTTCGAGATGATGTTGTGCTTGGCGTTGTCGTACTCGGCATCGTTGACGCCGATCACGAAGGTGCCGTCGACGTTCTTGCCGGGGGCAGAGATGACGACCTTCTTGGCTCCGCCATCAATATGGGCCTTGGCCTTGGTTCCATCGGTGAAGAAACCGGTGGACTCCACAACGACCTCGACACCGAGATCACCCCAGGGCAGGTTGCCCGGGTCGCGCTCGGCGAGCACCTTGATGTGCTTGCCATCGACGATGATGCCTTCGTCGTCGAAGCTGACCTCACCAGGGAAGCGGCCCAGCAGCGAGTCATACTTGAGCAGGTGGGCCAGGGTCTTGTTGTCGGTCAGGTCATTTACAGCCACGACATCCAGATCCGCCTTCTGCTCGAGAAGTGCACGGAAGAAGTTGCGGCCAATGCGGCCGAAGCCGTTGATGCCAACCTTGACGGTCATATATGTGATCTCCTTCTAGAGATACTGTGCGGGAAGCACTTATTCAGACTGGATGGTCGCCCTCTATGGTACCCAAATTGCCCAGTCTCAGTAACATTTTGAGCACTTCGTGCTGCAACGATGATGCAAACACTTTCGCGGGACGCGCTAGTTGTCTTCCAGCATCTCCGGCGTCAGTGCGGCCGACGTGGAGGGCAGAGATCTCTCGGAGGCCGACTTGTCGGCCATCGCCAACAACCGCCTGATCCGCCCGGCGATCGCGTCCTTGGTCAGCGGGGGATCATGCAACTGGCCGAGCTCTTCGAGACTGGCCTGCTTGTGTTCGAGACGCAGCAGCCCGGCCTGCCGCAGATGGTCGGGAACATCGTCGCCCAAGATCTGCAATGCGCGCTCCACCCGGGCTCCCGCGGCGACCGCGGCGCGGGCCGAACGCCGCAGGTTCGCATCATCGAAATTCGCCAGCCGGGTGGCCGAGGCACGAACCTCCCGGCGGACGCGGCTTTCCTCCCAGGCGAGCACCGAGGAATGGGCTCCCATTCTGGTGAGCAGCGCCGCGATCGCATCTCCGTCGCGGACGACCACCCGGTCTATCTGGCGCACCTCCCGCGCCTTCGCCGCGATATCGAGCCGGCGGGCCGACCCGACCAATGCGAGGGCCGCCTCCGAGCTGGGGCAGGTGATCTCCAAGGCCATCGAGCGCCCGGGTTCGGTCAACGAGCCTCGCGCCAAGAAGGCGCCGCGCCACACGGCCACCTGTTCGTTGATTCCGGCGCCGACGACCTGGGCAGGCAGGCCGCGGGTCGGGCGTCCACGAGAATCGATCAGTCCGGTCTGCCGTGCCAGGGCTTCACCGCCGCGCACCATTCGCAAGACGTAGCGGGTGTTCTTGTGAATGCCGGAGCTGTTCAGCACCAGCACTTCACAGTCGTAGCCGTACAACTCGGTGATCATCGCCCGAAGCCGGCGGGCGGCCGCCCCGCTGTCCAGCTCGGCTTCGATGACGATGCGTCCGTTCACCACGTGCAGTCCGCCGGAAAACCGGAGAATTGCGGCCAGTTCGGCGGCACGGGTCTCAGGTTTGTTCACCCGCACCGTCGCCAACTCAGATTTCACCTGTTGCGTCAAAGCCACGGTCGCATCATGCCACAATCACTTCGGTTCAGCAGCCCATGATGCGACTGAAGACCTGCGCCAGCCTCGTCGGATCGTGCCGGGCGGTGCCGTCGTGGCAACGGACGTCGGCCACCACCAGGTCGGCGCCGAGCACGCGAGCAAAGGTGCGCAGATGCTGGTCGTCCGCATCGAAACCGGCGTCGACGATCACGGTGTCGAAACGCAGTTTCGGGGCATGCTCGGCAAGGATGTCCAGATGCTGGGCAGCGTTGATGCCCTTGGTCTCCGAATCGGCTTCGATGTTGAGTGTCAGCACCCGGTGGGCCGGCGAGTTGATCACCGCGTCGGCCAGCTCGGGCACCAGCAGATGCGGCAGCACCGAGGTGAACCAGGAGCCCGGCCCCAGCACCAGATAGTCGGCGTCGCGGATCGACGCGATCGCTTCGGGACAGCCGACCGGATTGCCCGGGACCAGCCGCACCGCGACCACGTCGCCCTTGGTGACCGCGACCTCATGCTGGCCGGTGACCACCGAGAGTTCGTCGGGAGCACCGGGATCGACCCCGATGACGTCGGCCTCGATGCCCAGCGGCTCCAGCGACATCGGCAGCACCCGGCCACACACGTTGAGCAGGTCGGCGACCATGTCCAGGCCGTGCACCGCATCCAGCTGCTGCCAGATGCCTTCGATCAGCAGGTTGCCGATCGCATGGCCATCGAGCGGACCGGAACTGTGGAAGCGTGACTGGAGCACGTTGGCCCACTGGCGTCCGATCGGGTTGTCACCGCACAGCGCGGCCAGCGCCATCCGCAGGTCACCCGGCGGCAGCCCGCCCAGTTCGCGGCGTAAACGGCCCGATGAGCCTCCGTTGTCGGCGACCGTCACCACGGCGACCAGCTGGTCGGTGATCTGGCGAAGAGCCTGCAAGGACGCCGACAGGCCGTGTCCGCCACCCAGTGCGGTCACCTTGGGATTCGACGGATTCGAAGAAGTCATTCTCGCCCCAAATCACGATGGAGGACGCTGACCTGCACCCCCTCGGCTCGCAGCCGCGCCGCGAATGCCTCGGTCATGGAGGTGCTGCGGTGCTTGCCGCCGGTGCAGCCGATGGCGATCGTCGCCTGTCTCTTTCCTTCCCGGAAGTACCCCGGCCCGACCGTGTTGACCAGCCCGACCAGCTGATCAAGGAATTCTTGGGCGCCTGGTTGGGCCAGCACGTAGTCGCTCACCTCGCGTGACAGCCCGGTTTGCGGACGCAGGTGGGGCACCCAATGCGGGTTCGGCAAGAAGCGGACATCGAAGACCATGTCGGCATCGACCGGCACACCGTTCTTGAAACCGAAGCTCATGATCTGGAAGCGGGTGGCCTGGTCATCGCCCGATCCGTAGATGTGCCCGACCCGGTGAACCAGCTGGTGCACGTTCAGGTTGGAGGTGTCGATGACCACATCGGCGTCGGCACGTAGATTGCCCAGCATCCTGCGCTCCTGCGCGATCGCCTGGATCAGGCTGCCGCCGTCCTGCAGCGGCAGCGGGCGGCGTGCCGACTCCTGGCGGCGCACGATGGCGTCGTCGTTGGCCTCCAGATAGCAGATCTCCCGCCGGACGCCTTGCACTTCGAGTTGCGCCAGGCTCCTGGGCAGCTGATCGAACATCTCCCGGGAACGCACGTCGAGCCCGACCGCGACCCTGTCCTGCCCACCGCGGCGGGCGGTCTCGACCAGCTGCGAGACCATGCTGGGCGGCAGATTGTCGACCACGAACCATCCGAGGTCCTCCATCGCGTGGGCGGCGGTGCGCCGTCCCGCGCCGGACATCCCCGTCACGATCACGACTCGCGGGGAGGTCTGCTGGCTGGCTTGCTGTGGCTCGCTCACAGTCCCCATTATTGCGCCTGCCACCAGCTGCGGACGCCAAAGCCGGATCGGCGGGTCCGCAGCCATGAAAGGGTCCTGAACCCAACTCCGCCGATTGCGTCCGCCGATTGCGCCTCGGGTGCGACTCGCCCGCGGCGTCCGTCGATGGGCTCAGACCAAGGGTCCGAGAGCTCTAAAGCTCGGTGACCTCACCGGTCGCCGTGTTGATCGCCTCACCGGCCTGGGCGGCTGCCAGGGCGTCCACCACGGCCTGGGCGGTTTGGGGGCCGAATCCGGGCAGCGCCCGCAGGTCGGCCACGCTGGCAGCGCGGAGCTTCTTGAGGCTGCCGTAACGGGTCAGTAGCGCCTTGCGGCGGACCTCCCCCAGGCCCGGCACATCGTCCAGAACCGATTCGACCATCGCCTTCGAGCGCCGGTTGCGGTGATGGGTGATCGCGAAGCGGTGAGATTCGTCGCGCACCCGCTGCAACAGGTAGAGCGCCTCGGAGGCTCTCGGCAGAATCAGCGGAAAATCCTCGCCGGGTATCCACACCTCTTCCAGCCTCTTGGCCAACCCGATCAGCATGATTTCACCCGCCAGCCCCAGGTCGTCGAAAACCTGCTGGGCCGCGTTCACCTGCGGCAGGCCGCCGTCGACGACCACCAGCGCCGGAGCGTAGGCGAATTTGCGTGGCGCCCCGGTGGTCGGATCGATCAGCGACGGCCCCTCATCGTCGTCGACGTTCTCGGCGGCCTCGGCCATCTCGGCGCGGTCGGCCAGCAGCCGTTTGAATCGGCGGCGCAGTACTTCGTCCATCGCGGCGATGTCGTTCGAGCCTTCGAAGCTCTTGATGATGAAGCGCCGGTATTCGGACTTGCGGGGCATTCCGTCTTCGAAGACGACCATCGAGCCCACGACCTCGGTGCCCTGCAGATGGCTGATGTCGAACCCTTCGATGCGCAGCGGCGGGCCCGCCATGCCGAGCGCTTCTTGGAGCTCCGCCATCGCCTGGCTGCGGGTGGCCAGATCGGCGGCCCGCTTGGTCTTGTGCAGGGCGAGCGCCTGGTCGGCGTTGCGGGTGACGGTCTCCAGCAGAGTCTTCTTGTCGCCGCGTTTCGGCACGTGGATCGTGACCTTGGAGCCACGCTGTTCGCTCAGCAGCTCGGCGAGCACATCACCGGACGCCGGCTGCACCGGGACGAGCACCTCCGGCGGCACGGTGCTTCCGCTTCGGGTCTCCGAACCTTGATCATCGGCGTAGAAGCTGAACAGGAAGCCCTCGATGAGGCTGTTCAGGTCGGTGTCGTCGGCCCGGTCGGCCACCCAGCCGCGTTCGCCGCGGATGCGACCCGATCTGACATGGAAGATCTGCACGGCCACCTCGAGTTCGTCGGCGGCAAGCGCGAACACGTCGGCGTCGGTTCCGTCCGGCAGCACGACCGCGCTCTTCTCGGTTGCCTGGCGCAACGCCTCCCGGGCGTCGCGCAGCATTGCGGCACGTTCGTACTCCATCTGCTCGGACGCGTCGCGCATCTGTTTGCTGAGCTTGCGCTCCAGGCCCCTGGTGTTGCCCGACCAGAAC contains:
- a CDS encoding glucose-6-phosphate dehydrogenase assembly protein OpcA, coding for MSIKLDNTDAHEINETLFRLRKEGKAPAKSGQVLTLVVNTSADGYEQAMEGAQAAGELHPSRILVAVRGKQDEPGLSAEIQTEQSAAEVITLQFSGEVDQHATSVLLPLLLSELPVVIWSRTGSDDELGSCDLTSLSNRLIVDSSTASDPIAATRELARTHRPGSTDLSWTRLTRWRALLVAALNQVRSPVLSAEVVGPLSSAPSELLAAWLRMRLDVTVQRPDPVSSYPGLHLVKLATRAGDIVLQRFSPIEASLSLPGQPDRQVALARRTVPQLLSEELSQLSGDGAFDGLMSFIATEKQG
- the pgl gene encoding 6-phosphogluconolactonase, whose product is MSLQRVFRYRSLDELTTSMAGRLAKRLAELQREKERVHLALTGGMTALALYESLATLAQATNLDPARLELWWTSERYVPTTDQLRNSTRALTVLARTLPFVPAQVHPMPSSTGTMDSDEAAYAYSKELENVAFDICLLGMGPDGHVASIYPNHPSLQLQADTTLSVVGVTKAPIDPPERITLTLKTINASNEVWLLASGEKKADVAARAVAHDPALPAGLVHGASATYWFLDRDAAAQLPYYRCRL
- a CDS encoding RNA polymerase-binding protein RbpA produces the protein MSGGNAIRGSRIGAGPMGEAERGDSAPRTRVSFYCANGHETRPAFAMDAEIPEEWECTRCGLPASTDQQNPPPPPKNLPYKTHLAYVKERRSDEEAVAILAEALDGLRARRAAGEVIY
- the secG gene encoding preprotein translocase subunit SecG codes for the protein MTWPVTTLSIVLIVLSVILTAFILLHKGRGGGLSDLFGGGMTTGMSGTSVAERNLDRLTIVVAGLWVLCVAGLLILYGMGAGA
- the tpiA gene encoding triose-phosphate isomerase, translating into MSRTPIMAGNWKMNLNHIDAVGLVQKLAWTLADERYDTSKCEAVVIPPFTGLRSVQTLIDGDKLPLKHGAQDLSPHDDGAFTGDISADMLTKLDCSYVVVGHSERREYHGETDEVVNAKAIKALSKGLAPIICVGEGLEVRKQGDQVAHTVAQVTGALAGISAADVASLVIAYEPIWAIGTGEVATPADAQEVCGAIRGAVADLYDQPTAEAVRIQYGGSVKSSNVVDIMAQPDVDGALVGGASLKPEEFAKIVLFYQQA
- a CDS encoding phosphoglycerate kinase: MRSVNELLDNVRGKRVVIRCDFNVPLDGDVITDDGRIKAALPTLTKLRDAAARITVLAHLGRPKGQVNPKYSLAPVAKRLGELIGTEVKLATDVVGPSAQTLSHGLADGEICLVENVRYEPGEESKDETERAALAAQYAKLGDFYVSDGFGVVHRKQASVYDIAKLLPAYAGELVAKEVGVLSKLTNDPERPFVVVLGGAKVADKLAVIDNLLKVADALVIGGGMAYTFLAAKGYEVGNSILDESKVEECAGYLKQAWDQGKKIVLPVDVRVADGMDFAAREVKGDVEVVAADQIPAGKEGLDIGPESEKLFADTVRSAHTVFWNGPAGVAEIPAFAQGTAAVAKALVETDGLTVIGGGDSAAVVRDLGYADDQFGWISTGGGASLEYLEGKELPGLAVLEESAKGE
- the gap gene encoding type I glyceraldehyde-3-phosphate dehydrogenase, whose product is MTVKVGINGFGRIGRNFFRALLEQKADLDVVAVNDLTDNKTLAHLLKYDSLLGRFPGEVSFDDEGIIVDGKHIKVLAERDPGNLPWGDLGVEVVVESTGFFTDGTKAKAHIDGGAKKVVISAPGKNVDGTFVIGVNDAEYDNAKHNIISNASCTTNCLAPLAKVLNDEFGIERGIMTTIHSYTGDQRLLDAPHSDLRRARAAALNMIPTKTGAAQAVALVIPELKGKFDGLAVRVPTPTGSLTDLTFEASKEVTVESVKAAVKKAAEGPLKGILVYTEDPIVSTDIQGDPASSVFDASETKVIGNLVKVLSWYDNEWGYSNRLVDLTELVASKL
- the whiA gene encoding DNA-binding protein WhiA, whose product is MALTQQVKSELATVRVNKPETRAAELAAILRFSGGLHVVNGRIVIEAELDSGAAARRLRAMITELYGYDCEVLVLNSSGIHKNTRYVLRMVRGGEALARQTGLIDSRGRPTRGLPAQVVGAGINEQVAVWRGAFLARGSLTEPGRSMALEITCPSSEAALALVGSARRLDIAAKAREVRQIDRVVVRDGDAIAALLTRMGAHSSVLAWEESRVRREVRASATRLANFDDANLRRSARAAVAAGARVERALQILGDDVPDHLRQAGLLRLEHKQASLEELGQLHDPPLTKDAIAGRIRRLLAMADKSASERSLPSTSAALTPEMLEDN
- the yvcK gene encoding uridine diphosphate-N-acetylglucosamine-binding protein YvcK, encoding MTSSNPSNPKVTALGGGHGLSASLQALRQITDQLVAVVTVADNGGSSGRLRRELGGLPPGDLRMALAALCGDNPIGRQWANVLQSRFHSSGPLDGHAIGNLLIEGIWQQLDAVHGLDMVADLLNVCGRVLPMSLEPLGIEADVIGVDPGAPDELSVVTGQHEVAVTKGDVVAVRLVPGNPVGCPEAIASIRDADYLVLGPGSWFTSVLPHLLVPELADAVINSPAHRVLTLNIEADSETKGINAAQHLDILAEHAPKLRFDTVIVDAGFDADDQHLRTFARVLGADLVVADVRCHDGTARHDPTRLAQVFSRIMGC
- the rapZ gene encoding RNase adapter RapZ — translated: MSEPQQASQQTSPRVVIVTGMSGAGRRTAAHAMEDLGWFVVDNLPPSMVSQLVETARRGGQDRVAVGLDVRSREMFDQLPRSLAQLEVQGVRREICYLEANDDAIVRRQESARRPLPLQDGGSLIQAIAQERRMLGNLRADADVVIDTSNLNVHQLVHRVGHIYGSGDDQATRFQIMSFGFKNGVPVDADMVFDVRFLPNPHWVPHLRPQTGLSREVSDYVLAQPGAQEFLDQLVGLVNTVGPGYFREGKRQATIAIGCTGGKHRSTSMTEAFAARLRAEGVQVSVLHRDLGRE
- the uvrC gene encoding excinuclease ABC subunit UvrC, which gives rise to MSDPASYRPSPGSIPTDPGVYRFSDPNGQVIYVGKAINLRNRLNSYFQDPAGLHFRTQTMVRTAAKVEWTVVHNEVEALQLEFTWIKQYDPRFNIKFRDDKTYPWLCVTWSDEYPRVFVGRGSKRKGYRYFGPFGQAWAVRESVDLLLRVFPMRSCSNGVFRDARASGRPCLLGHIGKCAAPCVGRVSADEHREIVDDFCSFWSGNTRGLERKLSKQMRDASEQMEYERAAMLRDAREALRQATEKSAVVLPDGTDADVFALAADELEVAVQIFHVRSGRIRGERGWVADRADDTDLNSLIEGFLFSFYADDQGSETRSGSTVPPEVLVPVQPASGDVLAELLSEQRGSKVTIHVPKRGDKKTLLETVTRNADQALALHKTKRAADLATRSQAMAELQEALGMAGPPLRIEGFDISHLQGTEVVGSMVVFEDGMPRKSEYRRFIIKSFEGSNDIAAMDEVLRRRFKRLLADRAEMAEAAENVDDDEGPSLIDPTTGAPRKFAYAPALVVVDGGLPQVNAAQQVFDDLGLAGEIMLIGLAKRLEEVWIPGEDFPLILPRASEALYLLQRVRDESHRFAITHHRNRRSKAMVESVLDDVPGLGEVRRKALLTRYGSLKKLRAASVADLRALPGFGPQTAQAVVDALAAAQAGEAINTATGEVTEL